From Apis cerana isolate GH-2021 linkage group LG10, AcerK_1.0, whole genome shotgun sequence, one genomic window encodes:
- the LOC107992428 gene encoding phosducin-like protein, which translates to MSTLENKILGEKLHYYCSSSSEDEENDSADSDKEIEDEKYPQIITDSIEPSFSEWDGTSSNTGPKGVIKDWQRYKQLQAEKRDEQDKERIKLIKKLSLTCRSSLDEEKEKIMQTDPDLAELLTDEFLLEYQKQRMKEMLAKTEKLRFGRIINLETADQFLEAIDNEEKSITIIVHIYENNIPGCEAMNGSLISVADNYPYVKFCKILGSVAGLSKHFKKEGVPALLVYKAGQIIGNFVHITDYLGEDFYASDVENFLIEHGMLTDKNCIPVITIQEKHTLSDSE; encoded by the exons atgtcaaCATtggaaaataagattttaggcgaaaaattacattattattgtaGTAGTTCTAGtgaagatgaagaaaatgaTTCTGCAGATTCTGATAAAGAAATAGAGGATGAAAAATATCCACAAATAATTACAGATTCTATAGAACCATCATTTTCAGAATGGGATGGTACTTCTAGCAACACAGGACCAAAGGGtgttataaaa GATTGGCAACGATACAAACAGTTGCAAGCTGAAAAAAGAGATGAACAAGACaaggaaagaattaaattaataaaaaaattgagtttAACGTGTCGTAGTTCTttagatgaagaaaaagaaaaaattatgcaaactGATCCTGATCTTGCTGAATTATTAACTGatgaatttcttttagaatatcaaaaacaaagaatgaaagaaatgcTTGCAAAAACTGAGAAACTTCGTTTTggcagaataattaatttagaaactgCAGATCAATTTTTAGAAGCAATTGAcaatgaagaaaaatcaataacaattattgttcatatttatgaaaataatattcctggCTGTGAAGCTATGAATGGATCTCTAATATCTGTTGCAGATAATTATccttatgtaaaattttgtaaaattttag gtTCAGTAGCTGGACTCagtaaacattttaaaaaagaaggagtTCCAGCTTTATTAGTTTATAAAGCTGGTCAAATAATAGGTAATTTTGTTCACATAACAGATTATTTAGGAGAAGATTTTTATGCCTCTGATgttgaaaactttttaatagaaCATGGAATGCTTactgataaaaattgtatacctGTCATAACTATACAAGAAAAACATACATTATCAGatagtgaataa
- the LOC107992431 gene encoding uncharacterized protein LOC107992431, with protein sequence MNSFSDLSQISDIQSISRISRTNCSRIFGRIDSMQNLFEQQCSLSYNTSRNMTNQGSNHLEKTIKYLISCEDNIAEHIKSKLILECIKETLLNVKGILSDNLVGKLKGLLLIHELNKYMHLPSTSKNMQEELSILGITDLPKYDLSYEEMLDIKCYVETLLREKIHEFILRYEQLGGNMKEILRSTDINIYKKTFEPHEIQIFQWKDKIEELCAQYETDIVKCKTLMNEWNELKYKNVSQIYLEKAEHVLLQAQVAEVQAKILKLSCLIKMYKETPITIDAYKALNTFVDKKIFTIMNEIKEKENLKKQYEELENTEYDEILKTYLHFCKAIKKQKQINLLVQK encoded by the exons ATGAATAGTTTCAGTGATTTAAGTCAGATTTCag atatacaaAGTATTTCACGAATTTCTCGAACGAATTGTAGTCGAATATTTGGTAGAATAGATTCAATGCAAAACTTATTTGAACAACAATGTAGTTTATCTTATAATACAAGTAGGAATATGACAAATCAAGGATCTAACCATTtagaaaaaactataaaatatcttatttcttgCGAAGACAACATAGCAGAACATATAAaaagcaaattaattttagaatgtaTAAAAGAGACATTGTTAAATGTAAAAGGAATATTATCTGATAACCTTGTTGGTAAATTAAAAGGTTTACTTTTGATTCACGAGCTTAACAAATATATGCATTTACCATCTACCTCAAAAAATATGCAAGAAGAATTAAGCATTTTGGGAATTACTGATTTACCAAAATATGATCTTAGTTATGAAGAAATGttagatattaaatgttatgtGGAAACATTATTACGAGAAAAAAtacatgaatttatattaag atatgaaCAATTAGGAGGAAACATGAAGGAAATTCTAAGATCaactgatattaatatatataaaaaaacatttgagCCAcatgaaatacaaatatttcaatggaaagataaaattgaagaattgtgTGCTCAATATGAAACTGATATTGTAAAATGCAAAACTTTAATGAATGAATGgaatgaattgaaatataaaaatgtaagtcaaatttatttagaaaaagcaGAACATGTATTGTTGCAAGCACAAGTTGCAGAAGTACAAGCAAAGATACTTAAGTTGTCATGtcttataaaaatgtacaagGAAACTCCAATAACAATTGATGCATATAAAGCACTAAACACAtttgtagataaaaaaatatttacaataatgaatgaaattaaagaaaaggaaaatttaaaaaaacaatatgaaGAATTAGAGAATACAgaatatgatgaaattttaaaaacttacttACATTTTTGCAAAGctattaagaaacaaaaacaaattaatttactgGTCCAGaaataa